A single Gasterosteus aculeatus chromosome 2, fGasAcu3.hap1.1, whole genome shotgun sequence DNA region contains:
- the zhx3b gene encoding zinc fingers and homeoboxes protein 3 isoform X2, producing the protein MASKRKSTTPCMIPSKVVRPAQEAERDSGLPRQSRISGAGRRSPPDAGEPSKPEAGDAAKDGAGTYTCKPCDFETPDLNLFLDHVYSGHPDFRADPGFLCRNCGFSAPKFEGLALHNARVHPSTLNTSLHLRRRDRRAVVEQSLLPEAEAGVDGEISITKTPIMRMMKGKAESKRIVVSHPLSDEPAASEQERKEAAAASHVPTIVHNGTTKVSLPSAIQIVNGSGALPLLKTPITQVVSVVQNRSHHQSTPTTASNISSASHSTSKNLPKVMIPLSSIPTYSASMDSSSFLKTSFSKFPYPTKAELCYLTVVTKFPEEQIKIWFTAQRLKQGISWSPEEIEEARRKMFNTIIQTGPSGSQGHAQGHHGPAQHTITVLPASLGAAGIPHLLQGSLVSQGGVIVTQPMMANGIQVSSAPLALAVTPKPQAAARPTMQARPAAAPLADKGVAVVVGTAGGGGGTASHMVGSSSGGASRSGRDGSIITSSPAGVINLSLGSANTPRAMVGNGKHAGANGSHSRSDGDANQSGGEGRGERRDEEEEEARKDDFDSDAGDSPAARTEAASSPASKSSPSSPSEHRGGTPVNAFLDPSFYKGKKSQEQLSALKDSFLRSQFPDQEEVDRLIATTALTVREVRKWFSDRRYHFRNLKGVRSGTGGPGRSGGGGGGGPSAAGGCTDGSSNPLDLSEGGGGSAPLSPTPSQTPTSPTTPSRRHPRPPSPDFTAIRYKEREPHQLKALEASFVQDPDPPGEEVDRLRSETKMTRREIHGWFSDRRKREAAEKKKEAAQRVMEGEEADGEERHKEDGSGELKVNPIKINLKMLKVTEANGKAEGDAPEATPAPSPRPPHPSALTPRPAQSPKPAAIRGKKTAEQLQTLKLVYARTQWPSAAQYDDMLQATGLARPEVVRWFGDCRYVQKNGQLKWLEAFQTAALEEDLRKGDVGVLRAHYDAHGRAEESQLQDLAQSCGLTADLVRHWFSTQPGPAGGAEEKKVVADEEEKKVVVVVEKKEDEKKVVVEKKDEEKKVVVVVEKKVVEEKVDGAATKAEEANPEKTVNPTEGSE; encoded by the exons atGGCCAGCAAGAGGAAGTCCACGACTCCTTGCATGATCCCAAGTAAGGTGGTGCGGCCGGCGCAGGAGGCCGAGCGGGACTCGGGTCTCCCCCGTCAGTCTAGGATCTCTGGGGCGGGCAGGCGGAGCCCGCCGGACGCGGGAGAGCCCTCCAAGCCGGAGGCGGGGGACGCCGCCAAAGACGGCGCCGGCACTTACACTTGCAAGCCCTGTGACTTTGAGACCCCCGACCTTAACTTGTTCCTGGACCACGTGTACTCGGGGCACCCGGACTTCCGCGCGGACCCCGGCTTCTTGTGCCGGAACTGCGGCTTTTCCGCACCCAAGTTCGAGGGTCTGGCGCTGCACAACGCCCGGGTTCACCCCAGCACGCTGAACACCTCCCTGCACCTGCGGAGGAGGGACCGCAGGGCGGTGGTGGAGCAGAGTCTGCTGCCGGAGGCGGAGGCGGGCGTAGACGGCGAGATCTCCATCACCAAAACCCCCATCATGAGGATGATGAAGGGCAAGGCGGAGTCCAAGCGGATAGTGGTGTCGCACCCGCTGTCCGACGAGCCGGCTGCCAGcgagcaggagaggaaagaggcggcggcggcctccCACGTCCCCACGATCGTCCACAACGGAACGACCAAAGTCTCGCTGCCATCGGCGATCCAGATAGTCAACGGCTCCGGGGCGCTGCCCCTGCTCAAGACGCCCATCACACAG GTGGTCTCGGTGGTTCAAAACAGGAGCCATCATCAATCCACACCGACCACGGCCTCAAACATCTCTTCCGCCTCGCACTCCACCTCCAAGAATCTCCCCAAG GTGATGATTCCTCTGAGCAGCATCCCGACCTACAGTGCCTCCAtggactcctcctccttcctcaagACCTCCTTCAGTAAGTTCCCGTACCCGACGAAGGCAGAGCTCTGCTACCTGACGGTGGTCACCAAGTTCCCAGAGGAGCAGATCAAGATCTGGTTCACCGCCCAGAGGCTCAAGCAAGGCATCAGCTGGTCTCCGGAGGAGATCGAGGAGGCCAGGAGGAAGAtgttcaacaccatcatccagACCGGGCCCTCCGGCTCGCAGGGTCACGCCCAGGGTCACCACGGCCCCGCCCAGCACACCATCACAGTGCTCCCGGCGTCGCTGGGGGCCGCCGGGATCCCTCACCTTCTGCAGGGCTCCCTGGTCAGTCAGGGAGGGGTCATAGTCACGCAGCCCATGATGGCCAACGGGATCCAGGTCAGCAGCGCTCCGCTGGCCCTGGCTGTCACTCCAAAGCCCCAGGCGGCGGCCCGCCCCACCATGCAGGCCCGCCCGGCCGCGGCACCGCTGGCAGACAAAGGCGTCGCCGTGGTGGTGGGCacggcgggcggcggcggcggcaccgCGAGTCACATggtcggcagcagcagcggcggcgcgAGCCGGAGCGGGAGAGACGGCTCCATTATTACAAGCAGCCCGGCCGGCGTCATCAACCTCAGCCTGGGGAGCGCCAATACGCCCCGCGCCATGGTCGGCAACGGTAAACACGCCGGCGCCAACGGCAGCCACAGCAGGAGCGACGGCGATGCCAACCAGTCCGGCGGCGAGGGCAGAGGAGAAAGAcgggacgaggaagaggaggaggcgaggaaaGACGACTTCGACTCTGACGCCGGAGACTCCCCCGCCGCCAGGACGGAGGCGGCGTCCTCCCCCGCCTCCAAGtcttctccctcttcccccTCGGAGCACCGGGGCGGCACGCCCGTCAACGCCTTCCTGGACCCGAGCTTCTACAAAGGCAAGAAGTCCCAGGAGCAGCTGAGCGCGCTGAAGGACAGCTTCCTCCGGAGCCAGTTCCCCGACCAGGAGGAGGTGGACCGCCTCATCGCCACCACGGCGCTCACGGTGCGGGAGGTGCGCAAGTGGTTCAGCGACCGGCGCTACCACTTCCGCAACCTGAAAGGCGTGCGCTCCGGCACGGGCGGGCCGGGGAGGTCTgggggtggtggcggcggcgggccGAGCGCGGCGGGCGGCTGCACCGACGGAAGCTCGAACCCCCTCGACCTGtcggagggcggcggcggctcggcgcCGCTGAGCCCGACGCCATCGCAgacccccacctctcccaccaCGCCGTCCCGACGACACCCACGACCTCCTTCCCCGGACTTCACAGCCATCCGCTACAAGGAGAGGGAACCGCATCAG CTCAAGGCCCTGGAGGCCAGTTTCGTCCAGGACCCGGACCCCCCGGGGGAGGAAGTGGACCGCTTGCGGTCCGAGACCAAGATGACCAGGAGGGAGATCCACGGCTGGTTCTCCGACCGCAGGAAGAGGGAGGCGGCGGAGAAAAAGAAGGAGGCGGCGCAGCgggtgatggagggggaggaggccgaTGGCGAGGAGAGACACAAGGAGGACGGCTCAGGGGAGCTCAAAGTCAACCCCATAAAGATCAACCTGAAGATGCTCAAGGTGACGGAGGCCAACGGGAAGGCGGAGGGCGACGCGCCGGAAGCCACGCCCGCCCCCTCCCCGAGGCCCCCACACCCCTCCGCCCTGACGCCCAGGCCGGCCCAGTCCCCGAAACCCGCCGCCATCCGGGGCAAGAAGACGGCGGAGCAGCTGCAGACGCTCAAACTGGTCTACGCCCGCACGCAGTGGCCCAGCGCCGCCCAGTACGACGACATGCTGCAGGCCACCGGGCTGGCCCGGCCCGAGGTGGTGCGCTGGTTCGGGGACTGCCGCTACGTGCAGAAGAACGGGCAGCTGAAGTGGCTGGAGGCGTTCCAGACCGCGGCCCTGGAGGAGGACCTGCGGAAGGGAGACGTGGGGGTCCTCCGGGCCCACTACGACGCCCACGGCAGGGCGGAGGAGTCGCAG CTGCAGGATCTGGCTCAGAGCTGCGGCCTCACGGCCGACCTGGTGAGACACTGGTTCTCCACCCAACCGGGGCCGGCGGGAGgggcggaggagaagaaggtggtggcggatgaggaggagaagaaggtggtggtggtggtggagaagaaggaggatgagaagaaggtcgtggtggagaagaaggatgaggagaagaaggtg gtggtggtggtggagaagaaggtggtggaggagaaggtggacgGCGCAGCAACAAAAGCTGAGGAGGCAAACCCTGAGAAGACTGTGAATCCCACTGAAG GAAGCGAATGA
- the zhx3b gene encoding zinc fingers and homeoboxes protein 3 isoform X1, producing the protein MASKRKSTTPCMIPSKVVRPAQEAERDSGLPRQSRISGAGRRSPPDAGEPSKPEAGDAAKDGAGTYTCKPCDFETPDLNLFLDHVYSGHPDFRADPGFLCRNCGFSAPKFEGLALHNARVHPSTLNTSLHLRRRDRRAVVEQSLLPEAEAGVDGEISITKTPIMRMMKGKAESKRIVVSHPLSDEPAASEQERKEAAAASHVPTIVHNGTTKVSLPSAIQIVNGSGALPLLKTPITQVVSVVQNRSHHQSTPTTASNISSASHSTSKNLPKVMIPLSSIPTYSASMDSSSFLKTSFSKFPYPTKAELCYLTVVTKFPEEQIKIWFTAQRLKQGISWSPEEIEEARRKMFNTIIQTGPSGSQGHAQGHHGPAQHTITVLPASLGAAGIPHLLQGSLVSQGGVIVTQPMMANGIQVSSAPLALAVTPKPQAAARPTMQARPAAAPLADKGVAVVVGTAGGGGGTASHMVGSSSGGASRSGRDGSIITSSPAGVINLSLGSANTPRAMVGNGKHAGANGSHSRSDGDANQSGGEGRGERRDEEEEEARKDDFDSDAGDSPAARTEAASSPASKSSPSSPSEHRGGTPVNAFLDPSFYKGKKSQEQLSALKDSFLRSQFPDQEEVDRLIATTALTVREVRKWFSDRRYHFRNLKGVRSGTGGPGRSGGGGGGGPSAAGGCTDGSSNPLDLSEGGGGSAPLSPTPSQTPTSPTTPSRRHPRPPSPDFTAIRYKEREPHQLKALEASFVQDPDPPGEEVDRLRSETKMTRREIHGWFSDRRKREAAEKKKEAAQRVMEGEEADGEERHKEDGSGELKVNPIKINLKMLKVTEANGKAEGDAPEATPAPSPRPPHPSALTPRPAQSPKPAAIRGKKTAEQLQTLKLVYARTQWPSAAQYDDMLQATGLARPEVVRWFGDCRYVQKNGQLKWLEAFQTAALEEDLRKGDVGVLRAHYDAHGRAEESQLQDLAQSCGLTADLVRHWFSTQPGPAGGAEEKKVVADEEEKKVVVVVEKKEDEKKVVVEKKDEEKKVVVVEKEDEKKVVVVEKKVVEEKVDGAATKAEEANPEKTVNPTEGSE; encoded by the exons atGGCCAGCAAGAGGAAGTCCACGACTCCTTGCATGATCCCAAGTAAGGTGGTGCGGCCGGCGCAGGAGGCCGAGCGGGACTCGGGTCTCCCCCGTCAGTCTAGGATCTCTGGGGCGGGCAGGCGGAGCCCGCCGGACGCGGGAGAGCCCTCCAAGCCGGAGGCGGGGGACGCCGCCAAAGACGGCGCCGGCACTTACACTTGCAAGCCCTGTGACTTTGAGACCCCCGACCTTAACTTGTTCCTGGACCACGTGTACTCGGGGCACCCGGACTTCCGCGCGGACCCCGGCTTCTTGTGCCGGAACTGCGGCTTTTCCGCACCCAAGTTCGAGGGTCTGGCGCTGCACAACGCCCGGGTTCACCCCAGCACGCTGAACACCTCCCTGCACCTGCGGAGGAGGGACCGCAGGGCGGTGGTGGAGCAGAGTCTGCTGCCGGAGGCGGAGGCGGGCGTAGACGGCGAGATCTCCATCACCAAAACCCCCATCATGAGGATGATGAAGGGCAAGGCGGAGTCCAAGCGGATAGTGGTGTCGCACCCGCTGTCCGACGAGCCGGCTGCCAGcgagcaggagaggaaagaggcggcggcggcctccCACGTCCCCACGATCGTCCACAACGGAACGACCAAAGTCTCGCTGCCATCGGCGATCCAGATAGTCAACGGCTCCGGGGCGCTGCCCCTGCTCAAGACGCCCATCACACAG GTGGTCTCGGTGGTTCAAAACAGGAGCCATCATCAATCCACACCGACCACGGCCTCAAACATCTCTTCCGCCTCGCACTCCACCTCCAAGAATCTCCCCAAG GTGATGATTCCTCTGAGCAGCATCCCGACCTACAGTGCCTCCAtggactcctcctccttcctcaagACCTCCTTCAGTAAGTTCCCGTACCCGACGAAGGCAGAGCTCTGCTACCTGACGGTGGTCACCAAGTTCCCAGAGGAGCAGATCAAGATCTGGTTCACCGCCCAGAGGCTCAAGCAAGGCATCAGCTGGTCTCCGGAGGAGATCGAGGAGGCCAGGAGGAAGAtgttcaacaccatcatccagACCGGGCCCTCCGGCTCGCAGGGTCACGCCCAGGGTCACCACGGCCCCGCCCAGCACACCATCACAGTGCTCCCGGCGTCGCTGGGGGCCGCCGGGATCCCTCACCTTCTGCAGGGCTCCCTGGTCAGTCAGGGAGGGGTCATAGTCACGCAGCCCATGATGGCCAACGGGATCCAGGTCAGCAGCGCTCCGCTGGCCCTGGCTGTCACTCCAAAGCCCCAGGCGGCGGCCCGCCCCACCATGCAGGCCCGCCCGGCCGCGGCACCGCTGGCAGACAAAGGCGTCGCCGTGGTGGTGGGCacggcgggcggcggcggcggcaccgCGAGTCACATggtcggcagcagcagcggcggcgcgAGCCGGAGCGGGAGAGACGGCTCCATTATTACAAGCAGCCCGGCCGGCGTCATCAACCTCAGCCTGGGGAGCGCCAATACGCCCCGCGCCATGGTCGGCAACGGTAAACACGCCGGCGCCAACGGCAGCCACAGCAGGAGCGACGGCGATGCCAACCAGTCCGGCGGCGAGGGCAGAGGAGAAAGAcgggacgaggaagaggaggaggcgaggaaaGACGACTTCGACTCTGACGCCGGAGACTCCCCCGCCGCCAGGACGGAGGCGGCGTCCTCCCCCGCCTCCAAGtcttctccctcttcccccTCGGAGCACCGGGGCGGCACGCCCGTCAACGCCTTCCTGGACCCGAGCTTCTACAAAGGCAAGAAGTCCCAGGAGCAGCTGAGCGCGCTGAAGGACAGCTTCCTCCGGAGCCAGTTCCCCGACCAGGAGGAGGTGGACCGCCTCATCGCCACCACGGCGCTCACGGTGCGGGAGGTGCGCAAGTGGTTCAGCGACCGGCGCTACCACTTCCGCAACCTGAAAGGCGTGCGCTCCGGCACGGGCGGGCCGGGGAGGTCTgggggtggtggcggcggcgggccGAGCGCGGCGGGCGGCTGCACCGACGGAAGCTCGAACCCCCTCGACCTGtcggagggcggcggcggctcggcgcCGCTGAGCCCGACGCCATCGCAgacccccacctctcccaccaCGCCGTCCCGACGACACCCACGACCTCCTTCCCCGGACTTCACAGCCATCCGCTACAAGGAGAGGGAACCGCATCAG CTCAAGGCCCTGGAGGCCAGTTTCGTCCAGGACCCGGACCCCCCGGGGGAGGAAGTGGACCGCTTGCGGTCCGAGACCAAGATGACCAGGAGGGAGATCCACGGCTGGTTCTCCGACCGCAGGAAGAGGGAGGCGGCGGAGAAAAAGAAGGAGGCGGCGCAGCgggtgatggagggggaggaggccgaTGGCGAGGAGAGACACAAGGAGGACGGCTCAGGGGAGCTCAAAGTCAACCCCATAAAGATCAACCTGAAGATGCTCAAGGTGACGGAGGCCAACGGGAAGGCGGAGGGCGACGCGCCGGAAGCCACGCCCGCCCCCTCCCCGAGGCCCCCACACCCCTCCGCCCTGACGCCCAGGCCGGCCCAGTCCCCGAAACCCGCCGCCATCCGGGGCAAGAAGACGGCGGAGCAGCTGCAGACGCTCAAACTGGTCTACGCCCGCACGCAGTGGCCCAGCGCCGCCCAGTACGACGACATGCTGCAGGCCACCGGGCTGGCCCGGCCCGAGGTGGTGCGCTGGTTCGGGGACTGCCGCTACGTGCAGAAGAACGGGCAGCTGAAGTGGCTGGAGGCGTTCCAGACCGCGGCCCTGGAGGAGGACCTGCGGAAGGGAGACGTGGGGGTCCTCCGGGCCCACTACGACGCCCACGGCAGGGCGGAGGAGTCGCAG CTGCAGGATCTGGCTCAGAGCTGCGGCCTCACGGCCGACCTGGTGAGACACTGGTTCTCCACCCAACCGGGGCCGGCGGGAGgggcggaggagaagaaggtggtggcggatgaggaggagaagaaggtggtggtggtggtggagaagaaggaggatgagaagaaggtcgtggtggagaagaaggatgaggagaagaaggtggtggtggtggagaaggaggatgagaagaaggtggtggtggtggagaagaaggtggtggaggagaaggtggacgGCGCAGCAACAAAAGCTGAGGAGGCAAACCCTGAGAAGACTGTGAATCCCACTGAAG GAAGCGAATGA
- the LOC120815442 gene encoding GEL complex subunit OPTI — MTSNLKRKEESHQLNGGVKQPTWSKTFNSTAVWEEKDEFLDVIYWLRQIIAVILGVIWGVAPLKGFLGIAIFCVINAGVLYVYFSSFQQIDEEEYGGTWELTKEGFMTSFALFLVVWIIFYTALHFD, encoded by the exons ATGACGAGCAATTTAAAGCGGAAAGAGGAAAGTCATCAGCTGAATGGGGGCGTCAAGCAGCCCACATGGAGCAAAACCTTCAACAGCACCGCTGTGTGGGAGGAGAAG GATGAATTCTTGGACGTCATTTACTGGCTCCGGCAAATCATCGCCGTGATCCTCGGCGTGATTTGGGGCGTCGCACCGCTGAAGGGATTCCTGGGAATCGCCAT ATTCTGCGTCATCAACGCCGGCGTGCTGTACGTTTACTTCAGCAGCTTCCAGCAGATCGACGAGGAGGAGTACGGCGGCACGTGGGAGCTCACCAAAGAAGGCTTCATGACGTCGTTCGCTCTGTTTCTG GTGGTGTGGATAATCTTTTACACAGCGCTGCACTTTGACTGA
- the dhx35 gene encoding putative ATP-dependent RNA helicase DHX35, translating to MASPLSTMKFWKPGSEAPGISEERELHAESSGSPVIFNPHTALSIEKQRQKLPVFKHRNNILYLVESFQTVIIVGETGCGKTTQLPQYLLEAGWAAEGKVIGVTQPRRVAAISVANRVAEERGALLGHEVGYTIRFDDCSDPHATRIKFLTDGMLIREMMADPLLKKYSVLMLDEAHERTLYTDIAIGLLKKIQKKRRDLRLIVASATLDAKKFHDFFNLNESGDPNKDTCGILTVEGRTFPVDVFYTVSPVPDYVKATVETVLKIHETEDDGDVLAFLTGQEEVEKVVSLLQEQARTLSRYGMKKHLKVLPMYSGLSFAEQMKVFERTPPSVRKVVVATNIAETSITINGVVFVIDCAFVKLRAYNPGTAIESLVVTPISKASASQRAGRAGRNRPGKCFRLYTEEDFEKLPASTVPEMQRTNLAPVILQLKALGIDNVLRFSFLSPPPAQTMVQALELLYALGGLDHYGRLTDPMGVRMAEFPLSPMFAKMLLESGSFGCSKEVVTIAAMMQIQNIFVVPSNQKKAAAREHRKFAVAEGDHLTMLNVFEAFIKHQRSSQWCQEHFLNYKGLLRAVTVREQLRRLMNKFKVPRTSSEGDPDVILRCIVYGFFANAARIHHSGSYRTLRDDRELHIHPNSVLFGEKPPKWVVFNEVVQTAKYYMRDVTAVESSWLVELAPHFYKQAKHGSLASKRSRVL from the exons ATGGCTTCTCCCCTCTCCACGATGAAATTTTGGAAGCCGG GCTCCGAGGCTCCGGGCATCTCGGAGGAGCGCGAGCTCCACGCGGAGTCCAGCGGCTCCCCGGTCATCTTCAACCCGCACACGGCCCTCTCCATCGAGAAGCAGCGGCAGAAGCTCCCGGTCTTCAAG CACAGAAACAACATCTTGTACCTGGTGGAGAGCTTCCAGACGGTGATCATCGTCGGGGAGACGGGATGCGGGAAGACGACGCAGCTGCCGCAG TACCTGCTGGAGGCCGGCTGGGCTGCAGAGGGGAAGGTTATCGGTGTGACACAGCCCCGCCGCGTGGCCGCCATCTCC GTGGCTAACCGGGTAGCGGAGGAGCGGGGGGCCCTGTTGGGACACGAGGTGGGATACACCATCCGGTTTGACGACTGCTCCGATCCCCACGCCACGAGGATTAAG TTCCTGACAGACGGCATGCTGATCCGGGAGATGATGGCCGATCCTCTCCTGAAGAAGTACAG CGTGTTGATGCTGGACGAAGCCCACGAGAGAACGCTGTACACAGACATCGCCATCGGTCTGCTCAAGAAG ATTCAGAAAAAGCGGCGAGACCTGAGGCTGATCGTGGCGTCTGCCACTCTGGATGCCAAG AAATTTCACGACTTCTTCAACCTGAACGAGTCCGGGGACCCCAACAAGGACACGTGCGGGATTCTGACGGTGGAGGGACGCACCTTCCCGGTGGACGTCTTCTACACCGTCAG CCCCGTGCCGGACTACGTGAAGGCCACAGTGGAGACGGTGCTGAAGATCCACGAGACGGAGGACGACGGGGACGTGTTGGCTTTTCTCACCGGGCAG gaggaggtggagaaggtggtgtcCCTCCTGCAGGAGCAGGCCCGGACTCTGTCGCGGTACGGCATGAAGAAGCACCTGAAGGTTCTGCCCATGTACTCGGGTCTGTCCTTCGCCGAGCAGATGAAGGTGTTCGAGAGGACGCCGCCGTCCGTCCGAAAG GTTGTGGTGGCCACCAACATAGCCGAGACCTCCATCACCATAAACGGGGTCGTGTTCGTCATCGACTGTGCGTTCGTGAAGCTGCGAGCGTACAACCCCGGCACGGCCATCGAGTCGCTGGTGGTCACGCCCATCTCCAAGGCTTCTGCCAGCCAGAGGGCCGGCAGAGCCGGACGCAACCGACCTGGGAAGTGCTTCAGGCTTTacacag AGGAGGACTTTGAGAAGCTGCCGGCCTCGACTGTGCCGGAGATGCAGCGCACCAACCTGGCCCCCGTCATCCTGCAGCTCAAAGCGTTGGGCATCGACAACGTGCTGCGGTTCAGCTTCCTGTCG CCCCCTCCAGCTCAGACCATGGTCCAGGCTCTGGAGCTGCTCTACGCACTGGGAG GTCTGGACCATTACGGACGCCTGACCGATCCCATGGGCGTGCGCATGGCCGAGTTCCCGCTCAGTCCGATGTTCGCCAAGATGCTCCTGGAGTCGGGGAGCTTCGGCTGCTCCAAAGAGGTCGTCACCATCGCGGCGATGATGCAGATACAGAATATCTTTGTGGTTCCGTCCAATCAGAAGAAGGCTGCC GCCCGAGAGCACAGGAAATTTGCAGTTGCCGAGGGAGACCACCTGACCATGCTGAATGTGTTCGAGGCTTTCATTAAG CACCAGAGGAGCTCCCAGTGGTGTCAGGAGCACTTCCTCAACTATAAGGGTCTGCTGCGGGCGGTGACGGTGCGCGAGCAGCTCCGCCGCCTCATGAACAAGTTCAAGGTGCCGCGAACTTCAAGCGAAG GCGACCCCGATGTGATCTTGAGGTGCATTGTTTATGGGTTTTTTGCCAACGCAGCCCGCATCCACCATTCCGGCTCCTACAG GACTTTACGAGACGACCGTGAGCTTCACATCCACCCGAACTCTGTGCTGTTCGGAGAGAAACCTCCGAAGTG GGTCGTCTTCAACGAAGTGGTGCAGACGGCAAAGTACTACATGCGTGACGTGACGGCGGTGGAGTCCTCCTGGTTGGTCGAGTTGGCTCCGCACTTCTACAAGCAGGCCAAG cACGGCTCGCTGGCCAGCAAGAGGTCCCGCGTCCTCTGA